A region from the Polyangiaceae bacterium genome encodes:
- a CDS encoding class I SAM-dependent methyltransferase — MSSLTDYIVFNDKKLAARYATKRIPMATLYEAYFDGDIDIPGDIYAFLRNRNLFVNYSLTSQHLKWAVTNFVPEVVIHSKLQDQRIVREHYDRGNDFFEWFLGDRMVYTSAFFEDPAEESLEQGQDNKMNLVAKKLQLKPGERLLDIGCGWGTLARHTAKYFGTDSTGVTIAERQTEFGNKRIKDWGLEKQARILCKDYRDIPNQKFDKIVSLEMVEHVGVKNLVSFYEQVRDLLTDEGLFLLQWTGLRRGLRPEDLIWGLFMNKYIFPGADASLPPAAMLKAMEKAGWETHSVENVSIHYSWTIKKWHDNWLSNKDKVLAAYGERWFRIWHMFLAWSVIIAEQGNASCFQVVLNKNLDHYDRTRWVREKAAILGDRLRMNGTAQNEIRAAE, encoded by the coding sequence ATGAGCAGTCTGACTGACTACATCGTATTCAACGACAAGAAGCTTGCCGCGCGTTACGCGACCAAGCGCATCCCGATGGCGACGCTTTACGAGGCGTACTTCGACGGTGACATCGACATCCCCGGCGATATCTACGCCTTCTTGCGCAATCGCAACCTCTTCGTGAACTACTCGCTCACGTCGCAGCACCTGAAGTGGGCTGTCACGAACTTCGTTCCTGAGGTCGTGATCCACTCGAAGCTCCAGGACCAGCGCATCGTTCGCGAGCACTACGATCGCGGAAACGACTTCTTCGAGTGGTTCCTGGGTGACCGCATGGTCTACACCAGCGCCTTCTTCGAGGATCCCGCAGAGGAGAGCTTGGAGCAGGGCCAGGACAACAAGATGAACCTGGTGGCGAAGAAGCTGCAGCTGAAGCCCGGCGAGCGCCTGCTCGACATCGGCTGCGGTTGGGGCACCCTCGCTCGCCACACCGCCAAGTACTTCGGCACGGACTCCACCGGCGTGACCATCGCCGAGCGTCAGACCGAGTTTGGCAACAAGCGCATCAAGGACTGGGGTCTGGAGAAGCAGGCGCGCATCCTGTGCAAGGACTACCGCGACATCCCGAACCAGAAGTTCGACAAGATCGTCAGCCTGGAAATGGTCGAGCACGTCGGCGTGAAGAACCTCGTGTCCTTCTACGAGCAGGTGCGTGACCTCCTCACCGACGAAGGTCTGTTCCTTCTGCAGTGGACCGGCCTACGCCGCGGCCTGCGTCCCGAGGATCTGATCTGGGGCTTGTTCATGAACAAGTACATCTTCCCCGGTGCCGACGCGAGCCTGCCCCCGGCGGCGATGCTCAAGGCGATGGAGAAGGCTGGTTGGGAGACCCACAGCGTCGAGAACGTCTCCATCCACTACTCGTGGACGATCAAGAAGTGGCACGACAACTGGCTGAGCAACAAGGACAAGGTCCTGGCTGCCTACGGCGAGCGCTGGTTCCGCATCTGGCACATGTTCCTGGCTTGGTCGGTGATCATCGCCGAGCAGGGCAACGCTTCCTGCTTCCAGGTCGTGTTGAACAAGAACCTCGACCACTACGATCGTACCCGCTGGGTGCGCGAGAAGGCCGCCATCCTGGGCGACCGTCTGCGCATGAACGGAACCGCGCAGAACGAGATCCGCGCGGCGGAGTAA
- a CDS encoding transglycosylase SLT domain-containing protein has translation MSAPELERFAGLLCYGLAHSLWQATVVALAYWFSSRAFDLGPVGRHRLGTLGLLLLPVALLLTILKYAASPDSSPIPFVAAGARPPALATAPLVGEAAPASADGFALHGELLVAGVWSVVVAFLCARGLWLLMRDRRILRSAQPLEAHWQSICEALAREVGAPARLRFVSIAGESVVPYTLGVLRPVVVLPLSMLTNLSPECVEAILRHEIGHVVRRHFLLNLLQSCTEIIFFFHPAVWWLGRAVREERELCCDLDALAGGESPVGYARALLSLEELRRSIAGLSKQHAQPVPGLGALGSGLRPRIERIVSMKRQPEEDKALPRGAARARRRAALGWAASLLVAGLCATGIAACTGALDSQGSDDGVEAAQASVLSIEWLPPDVNRYQGLFNVEAKRTGVDADLLALMVLAESGGDPKAKSPAGARGLMQLMPATARAVSARAGIPFGNDDELYEPALNLRLGAELVKELSAHFADKAPAERRQLVWSAYNAGSEAVERHLARVGVGLPDETERYVAFLGDLYGDKDLETSPHYDAWRKRVVTQRLKESEAPAPAIEERSRIGEGRERRTALELSLPHGSVVKAVLAGIVIEVDDATDGSSKSVKLKHRSGLTTEYSLLGSIAVKVGDALGQGDVVGSAADVGTSEPRFRFEIRDQGALLDPRPFLRLQRKRQYWENGDEKP, from the coding sequence ATGAGCGCTCCCGAGCTCGAGCGCTTTGCCGGGCTGCTCTGCTACGGCCTGGCCCATAGTCTCTGGCAGGCAACGGTGGTGGCGTTGGCCTACTGGTTCAGCTCGAGGGCGTTCGATCTGGGCCCCGTGGGGCGCCATCGCTTGGGGACACTCGGCCTCTTGCTGCTTCCAGTTGCGTTGTTGCTCACCATCTTGAAGTACGCCGCGTCACCCGACTCTTCGCCGATCCCATTCGTTGCAGCTGGCGCGCGGCCTCCCGCGCTTGCCACCGCTCCACTGGTTGGCGAGGCCGCTCCAGCCAGTGCTGACGGCTTTGCCCTTCACGGTGAGCTCTTGGTTGCGGGTGTTTGGAGCGTGGTTGTCGCCTTCCTGTGCGCGCGCGGCTTGTGGTTGCTCATGCGGGACAGGCGCATCTTGCGGAGCGCTCAACCCCTCGAGGCGCACTGGCAGAGCATCTGTGAGGCGCTGGCGCGGGAGGTTGGCGCGCCAGCGCGCCTACGTTTCGTCAGCATAGCTGGCGAGAGCGTGGTGCCCTATACCTTGGGGGTGCTGCGCCCGGTGGTGGTGCTTCCGCTCTCCATGCTCACCAATCTGAGTCCCGAGTGCGTCGAGGCCATCTTGCGCCACGAGATTGGCCACGTGGTACGTCGCCACTTTCTGCTCAACCTATTGCAAAGCTGCACGGAAATTATCTTTTTCTTCCACCCTGCCGTTTGGTGGCTAGGAAGAGCCGTGCGCGAGGAGCGTGAGCTCTGCTGCGATCTGGACGCGCTGGCCGGGGGTGAGAGCCCGGTTGGCTACGCCAGGGCGTTGCTGAGCCTTGAGGAGCTGCGCAGGTCGATCGCTGGCCTGTCAAAGCAGCACGCCCAACCCGTGCCGGGGTTGGGCGCGCTAGGGAGCGGCCTGAGGCCGCGTATCGAGAGGATTGTGAGTATGAAGAGACAACCAGAAGAAGACAAGGCGCTTCCCCGAGGTGCCGCGCGAGCGAGGCGCCGAGCCGCGCTTGGCTGGGCGGCGAGTTTGCTCGTCGCCGGGCTCTGCGCAACGGGGATCGCGGCGTGCACTGGGGCGCTTGATTCGCAGGGGAGCGACGATGGAGTTGAAGCGGCGCAAGCCTCAGTGCTGAGCATCGAGTGGTTGCCCCCAGACGTGAACCGCTATCAGGGCCTGTTCAACGTTGAAGCGAAGCGCACAGGGGTAGACGCAGATCTGCTGGCGCTGATGGTGTTGGCGGAGTCAGGCGGGGACCCGAAAGCCAAGAGCCCCGCGGGTGCACGTGGCCTGATGCAGCTCATGCCCGCAACAGCGAGGGCGGTGAGTGCACGCGCAGGAATTCCGTTCGGAAACGACGATGAGCTCTATGAGCCCGCGTTGAACCTTAGGCTCGGCGCAGAGCTGGTGAAGGAGTTGTCTGCACACTTCGCCGACAAAGCGCCGGCAGAACGCCGCCAGCTCGTGTGGTCCGCTTACAACGCGGGCTCGGAAGCGGTGGAGAGACACTTGGCGCGAGTTGGTGTCGGGTTGCCAGACGAGACCGAGCGCTACGTCGCCTTCCTCGGCGATCTCTACGGGGATAAGGACCTGGAGACGTCTCCGCACTACGACGCTTGGCGCAAGCGCGTGGTCACGCAGCGACTCAAGGAGTCCGAGGCGCCCGCGCCGGCCATCGAAGAGCGGTCTAGGATAGGAGAGGGACGGGAAAGGCGCACCGCCTTGGAGTTGAGCTTGCCGCACGGATCCGTCGTGAAGGCGGTGCTGGCCGGCATCGTGATCGAGGTGGACGACGCCACTGACGGTTCCAGCAAGAGCGTCAAGCTCAAGCATCGCTCGGGCCTCACGACCGAGTACAGCCTCCTGGGATCCATCGCGGTCAAGGTTGGCGATGCACTCGGACAGGGCGATGTCGTCGGGTCCGCGGCTGACGTCGGCACCAGCGAACCTCGCTTCCGGTTCGAGATCCGTGATCAAGGGGCGCTGCTCGACCCGCGGCCGTTCTTGCGACTGCAGCGCAAGCGGCAGTACTGGGAGAACGGCGACGAGAAGCCCTAA
- a CDS encoding BlaI/MecI/CopY family transcriptional regulator, with amino-acid sequence MSKPTDAELTILQVLWDHGPGTVRAIHESLGQPGAYTTTLKQLQIMFEKGLVLRDDSARSHIYRAAIKRDQVQRTLLKDLLGKAFGGSTSGMVMRALSMKQTSAEEIAEIRELLDRIEEQGE; translated from the coding sequence ATGAGCAAACCGACGGACGCTGAGCTGACCATCCTCCAGGTGCTGTGGGACCACGGGCCCGGAACCGTGCGCGCCATTCACGAGTCGCTGGGGCAGCCAGGGGCGTACACCACGACCCTGAAGCAGCTGCAGATCATGTTCGAAAAGGGTCTGGTGCTGCGGGACGACAGCGCCCGTAGCCATATTTACCGCGCGGCAATCAAGCGAGACCAGGTTCAGCGGACCTTGTTGAAAGATTTGCTTGGCAAGGCGTTCGGGGGTTCTACGAGCGGCATGGTCATGCGAGCGCTGTCTATGAAGCAGACATCCGCAGAGGAGATCGCCGAGATCCGAGAGCTACTCGATCGCATCGAGGAGCAGGGCGAATGA
- a CDS encoding SH3 domain-containing protein, with product MAKSREKLQIDVPDAKRDRPHFGRIGGIAAAGFAVGLLLPALTGKRFVPEPPPEDRMPTAAEAESAEEEEAPPPAANAAPAEAPKPEEPEEQVQTARVQPGKPLVLSCKDKAGNKVAKCDELDLSATVEARLLNLANCEGTEDASGTLSIGFEIDFGKKKIERILRGKSTTIAEAPALKLYACADKEFETASVDGVDHEHTGYTVFYKAQLFPPGNKPAAEKPEDTANEASGLATVVWNSAVIRSKPDKDSDRLASILRGTRVTVTGKSDNWYKIKYDASGSEGWVYKDAIGM from the coding sequence ATGGCGAAGAGCCGGGAAAAACTGCAGATCGACGTACCCGACGCCAAGCGAGATCGCCCGCATTTCGGGCGGATCGGTGGGATAGCCGCGGCTGGTTTCGCGGTGGGTCTGTTGCTTCCCGCCCTGACCGGTAAGCGCTTCGTGCCCGAGCCGCCCCCGGAAGACCGCATGCCTACCGCGGCCGAGGCCGAGAGCGCGGAAGAGGAAGAAGCGCCGCCCCCCGCCGCCAACGCCGCTCCCGCCGAGGCGCCCAAGCCGGAAGAACCCGAGGAGCAGGTGCAGACTGCCCGTGTCCAGCCCGGCAAGCCGCTGGTGCTCAGCTGCAAGGACAAGGCGGGCAACAAGGTGGCGAAGTGCGACGAGCTCGACTTGAGCGCGACGGTGGAAGCACGGCTGCTGAACCTCGCCAACTGTGAGGGCACTGAGGACGCATCAGGCACGCTGTCCATCGGCTTCGAGATCGACTTCGGCAAGAAGAAGATCGAGCGCATCCTGCGAGGCAAGAGCACGACCATCGCCGAGGCTCCCGCGCTGAAGCTCTACGCCTGCGCCGACAAGGAGTTCGAGACGGCCTCCGTCGATGGCGTCGATCACGAGCACACCGGCTACACCGTGTTCTACAAGGCGCAGCTTTTTCCGCCCGGCAACAAACCCGCGGCAGAGAAGCCTGAGGACACCGCGAACGAAGCCAGCGGCCTGGCCACGGTCGTGTGGAACTCCGCTGTCATCCGCTCCAAGCCGGACAAGGACAGCGATCGCCTGGCCAGCATCCTGCGCGGCACCCGCGTGACGGTGACGGGCAAGAGCGACAACTGGTACAAGATCAAATACGATGCCTCGGGTAGCGAAGGCTGGGTCTACAAAGACGCGATTGGCATGTAG
- a CDS encoding DUF4340 domain-containing protein: MSFVRRHLSNIVLAVIAIGLVVTLIVTQGSVTTNEKTARERNVLKAFREPEVSRLELLRGKETVVLKRSQPKDSGVDHWDFEQPFQERADDGEVDDYVSTLQFAEFSRRIKPEEVDRAAFGLDAPRLTIRLQMGEIDYELLLGKNAVSPADSAYLEVRGKGAPDPGVVIIGKGLIAQLDQDAAHFRTRDLVPYLSVALKTLELQGAGGERRLVRPTGEHAWDGWRFDGMQGNLRVDKANLDHVLSQFADLNADSFLEVKQAEAALKDAESVRIRMVPKKDGSAIATLEVGGVCPNGKGVVALRRDPDPLAGCVPQSLMEGLETPAKDLVDRHAFAVRADEVESFVVEHGKQKLEILRKDNGFVMRSPQSGDIDGALGNERLKQITDALGEIVPEPDLEKLGLKPPAGKVVLRVVGKDATGLVEHRISLSKPDADGAVYALREADGGVLKLGAEVARLFKADSTLVRKREVLNLDRQQLKSVHIEAESAFGHISQTLNRAEDGTYELVKPAKLGHDAGLTSDLVDGLLTLNAERWVADEDDGSFGLDKPSAKLKLETYPHGDKKAFSFELVVGAETAGGAYASVGGDPAVFILPRSTQEAIATWLIDRSLLMLEPNELVRVTLKRGGQTWVLKKDGERFVLESGELSAEKIAQIIELLSVARAEAALHLGAPRPQEGFREPSLIVDAERLPARGDRSTPIHLEFGAGDAWRGTSVFYARRKGFDCTFAIARGRVQPILDSL, encoded by the coding sequence GTGAGCTTCGTGCGGCGCCATCTGTCGAACATCGTGCTCGCGGTGATCGCGATTGGCCTCGTGGTGACGCTGATCGTCACCCAGGGCAGCGTGACCACGAATGAGAAGACCGCGCGCGAGCGCAACGTGCTGAAGGCATTTCGGGAGCCTGAAGTCAGTCGACTGGAATTGCTGCGTGGAAAAGAAACGGTGGTGCTCAAGCGCAGCCAACCCAAGGACTCGGGGGTCGACCACTGGGACTTCGAGCAGCCATTTCAGGAGCGCGCGGACGACGGTGAAGTCGACGACTACGTGAGCACGCTGCAGTTCGCTGAGTTCTCCCGCCGCATCAAGCCGGAGGAGGTGGATCGCGCTGCCTTCGGCTTGGACGCGCCGCGCCTAACCATCCGGCTCCAAATGGGCGAGATCGACTACGAGCTGCTGCTCGGGAAAAACGCCGTTAGCCCAGCTGACAGCGCCTACCTCGAGGTTCGAGGCAAAGGTGCTCCGGACCCCGGCGTCGTGATCATCGGCAAAGGGCTCATCGCACAGCTAGATCAAGACGCCGCTCACTTTCGCACCCGCGATCTGGTGCCGTACCTGAGCGTCGCGCTCAAGACGCTCGAGCTCCAAGGCGCCGGAGGAGAGCGGCGCCTGGTGCGTCCCACGGGGGAGCACGCCTGGGACGGCTGGCGGTTCGACGGCATGCAGGGCAACCTGCGTGTGGACAAAGCAAACCTCGACCACGTGCTCAGCCAGTTCGCGGATCTCAACGCGGACAGCTTCCTGGAAGTGAAGCAGGCCGAGGCAGCGCTGAAGGATGCGGAGAGCGTGCGTATCCGCATGGTCCCAAAGAAGGACGGCAGCGCCATCGCTACCTTGGAGGTCGGCGGCGTGTGTCCCAACGGAAAGGGTGTGGTGGCGTTGCGGCGCGACCCCGATCCACTCGCAGGTTGCGTACCTCAGAGCTTGATGGAGGGCCTGGAGACGCCAGCAAAAGACCTCGTCGATCGCCATGCGTTCGCCGTGCGAGCCGACGAAGTCGAGAGCTTCGTCGTTGAACACGGCAAGCAAAAGCTCGAGATCCTGCGCAAGGACAACGGTTTCGTCATGCGCTCTCCCCAGAGTGGTGACATCGACGGAGCGCTGGGTAACGAGCGCCTGAAGCAAATCACCGACGCCTTGGGAGAGATCGTGCCCGAGCCAGACCTGGAGAAGCTTGGGCTCAAGCCGCCCGCAGGCAAGGTCGTGCTACGGGTCGTTGGCAAGGATGCGACGGGACTGGTGGAGCACCGCATCTCCCTGAGCAAGCCGGATGCAGACGGTGCTGTGTACGCGCTGCGCGAGGCGGATGGCGGCGTGCTCAAGCTGGGGGCAGAGGTAGCGCGGCTGTTCAAGGCGGACTCCACGCTGGTCCGCAAACGGGAAGTCCTGAACCTCGACCGCCAGCAGCTCAAGAGCGTTCACATCGAGGCCGAGAGCGCCTTCGGGCACATCTCTCAGACGCTCAATCGTGCGGAGGATGGCACCTACGAACTGGTGAAGCCCGCGAAGTTGGGCCACGACGCGGGGCTGACCAGCGACCTGGTCGACGGGCTCTTGACCCTGAACGCCGAGCGTTGGGTCGCCGATGAGGACGACGGCAGCTTCGGCCTGGACAAGCCCAGCGCGAAGCTCAAGCTCGAGACGTATCCCCATGGAGACAAGAAAGCATTCAGCTTCGAGCTAGTCGTCGGCGCGGAGACAGCCGGGGGCGCCTACGCGAGTGTGGGAGGCGATCCGGCGGTGTTCATTTTGCCTCGGAGCACTCAGGAGGCGATCGCCACCTGGCTGATTGACCGCTCACTCTTGATGCTCGAACCAAACGAGCTGGTTCGGGTCACTCTGAAGCGCGGCGGACAGACCTGGGTACTCAAGAAGGACGGCGAGCGCTTCGTGCTCGAATCCGGAGAACTCTCTGCAGAGAAGATCGCGCAAATCATCGAGTTGCTCTCGGTGGCGCGCGCAGAGGCCGCGCTGCACCTCGGCGCGCCGCGCCCCCAGGAAGGCTTCCGCGAACCGAGCTTGATCGTCGATGCCGAGCGGCTACCCGCGCGGGGCGATCGCTCCACCCCAATTCACTTGGAGTTCGGTGCTGGAGACGCGTGGCGAGGGACGAGCGTCTTCTACGCGCGCCGCAAGGGCTTCGACTGCACCTTCGCGATCGCTCGTGGCCGTGTGCAGCCCATCCTCGATTCGCTCTGA
- a CDS encoding GldG family protein, whose protein sequence is MATKKKKSAQPAKAAEQASAKNPPKSDKSENAEAKSSKSKSSKGTPNKKSSATKLASDEASEDSKEPKSEKSAQPRIASPRRGARVFTAVGVLSAALIAVSLNLLVSRFYKRWDWTSSGLYTLSQPTLDTLHGLDQPIDVIVFLSRSDNMRVSVEHMLTAYGAETRELRIRYVDPDQNPAEFLALQREYDINEMTTDEGRLVSETAIVVARGKKHWYVTSDDIIAYDESGAVKPKLEQALTVALRNVIGSQTTRVCFTSGNGEPSIDSGAGDGMAELKFRIQHDNYEVETLDLTHADWNKQLVDCQVVVAAPQVAIERDKVDHLERWFVAGGNLLLLLNPILSDDEPRILPSGLESLTERAGVSLGNDLVIEDSPKLKLTSTGEVFLVEASRHDITRGLFSSKDDTTTPLIFKIAQSLGKTASSTADVLATSSGTAFTIKDVKSFLQARQPPTKDDSSKSGPFPVALAAELPKPNGSDAGHGPRMVVVGTSSIALNDNWRTPALAPNAAFVTSSLSWLAARPPIVDVPEKQSHDVGLNLTEESQSDVAQYVLLYMPLASLLIGGFVMYRRRSTERKSRRREEDDA, encoded by the coding sequence ATGGCCACCAAAAAGAAGAAGTCAGCCCAGCCCGCCAAGGCCGCGGAGCAAGCGTCGGCGAAGAACCCGCCGAAGAGCGACAAGTCCGAGAACGCCGAAGCGAAATCGAGCAAGTCGAAATCGAGCAAGGGGACGCCAAACAAGAAATCGAGCGCTACGAAGCTGGCCTCAGACGAAGCCAGCGAGGACTCCAAAGAGCCGAAGTCGGAGAAGTCGGCTCAGCCACGCATCGCATCTCCACGGCGCGGTGCGCGGGTGTTTACAGCGGTGGGTGTGCTTAGCGCAGCCTTGATCGCGGTGAGCCTCAACTTGCTCGTCAGCCGCTTCTACAAGCGCTGGGACTGGACGAGCTCAGGGCTCTACACGTTGAGCCAGCCAACCCTCGACACGCTGCACGGCCTCGATCAGCCCATCGACGTCATCGTGTTCCTGTCTCGAAGCGACAACATGCGAGTCAGCGTCGAACACATGCTGACCGCCTACGGCGCCGAGACCCGCGAGCTTCGCATTCGCTACGTCGATCCCGACCAGAACCCCGCGGAGTTCCTGGCGCTGCAAAGAGAGTACGACATCAACGAGATGACCACTGACGAGGGTCGCTTGGTGTCCGAGACGGCCATCGTCGTCGCGCGTGGCAAGAAGCACTGGTACGTCACCTCCGACGACATCATCGCGTACGACGAATCTGGCGCGGTCAAGCCCAAGCTCGAGCAGGCCCTGACCGTTGCCCTGCGGAATGTCATTGGTAGCCAGACGACGCGTGTGTGTTTTACCAGCGGCAACGGGGAACCGAGCATCGACTCCGGCGCGGGCGATGGCATGGCGGAGCTGAAGTTCCGCATCCAGCACGATAACTACGAGGTCGAGACCCTGGACCTCACCCACGCTGACTGGAACAAGCAGCTGGTTGACTGCCAAGTGGTGGTCGCGGCGCCGCAGGTGGCTATCGAGCGCGACAAGGTGGATCACCTCGAGCGTTGGTTTGTCGCTGGCGGCAATCTGCTCTTGCTACTCAATCCAATCCTCTCGGATGACGAACCTCGGATCCTTCCGAGCGGCTTGGAGTCTTTGACCGAGCGCGCTGGCGTCAGTCTCGGCAACGATCTCGTGATCGAGGACTCTCCAAAGCTGAAGCTCACCAGCACCGGTGAGGTGTTCCTGGTGGAAGCATCCCGCCACGACATCACCCGTGGCCTGTTCTCCAGCAAAGACGACACCACGACGCCGCTGATCTTCAAGATCGCGCAGTCGCTCGGCAAGACCGCGTCGAGCACTGCCGACGTGCTCGCTACATCGAGCGGCACCGCGTTCACGATCAAGGACGTGAAGAGCTTCCTTCAGGCGCGCCAGCCACCGACCAAGGATGACAGCTCGAAGAGCGGTCCGTTCCCGGTGGCGCTGGCTGCGGAGCTACCCAAGCCGAACGGAAGCGATGCGGGGCACGGTCCACGTATGGTCGTTGTGGGCACCTCGAGCATCGCGCTCAACGACAACTGGCGCACCCCCGCGTTGGCTCCCAACGCCGCGTTCGTCACGAGCTCGCTGTCTTGGCTCGCAGCACGGCCGCCGATCGTCGATGTCCCGGAAAAGCAGAGCCACGACGTCGGCTTGAACCTCACGGAAGAGTCTCAGAGTGACGTCGCGCAATACGTCCTCCTGTACATGCCCCTCGCCAGCCTGCTCATCGGCGGCTTCGTCATGTACCGGCGCCGCAGCACCGAACGTAAATCGCGTCGCCGTGAGGAGGATGACGCGTGA
- a CDS encoding ABC transporter permease has product MSGFLAIYRREMLSLWVSPLAWILLFVFLMIQGVSFYLMVEHFANFSGATIDYGPVAAYFGQSIFIPISLIILCPALTMRLFAEERRSGTIETLLTAPVSAWGVVLGKYLATLTTYVLIWAPTLLYVIILRKTGTIDWPVVGASYLGVFGIGAAYLSLGMLMSALSKSQLISLILSLLFIFGLFILGIGEYVFAPGPFRDFCGHVSVFSQLVDFSKGIVDLRRVVFDLTLMGLPLFLTARVVDSWRWD; this is encoded by the coding sequence ATGAGCGGCTTCCTCGCAATATACCGCAGGGAAATGTTGAGCCTGTGGGTGTCACCCCTGGCGTGGATCCTGCTGTTCGTGTTCCTGATGATTCAGGGCGTGAGCTTCTACCTCATGGTGGAGCACTTCGCGAACTTCAGCGGAGCCACCATCGACTACGGCCCGGTCGCTGCGTACTTTGGCCAGTCAATCTTCATCCCGATTTCGCTGATCATCCTCTGCCCGGCGTTGACCATGCGCCTATTCGCGGAGGAGCGCCGCTCCGGCACCATCGAGACGCTGCTTACGGCGCCGGTGTCAGCTTGGGGAGTGGTCCTTGGTAAGTACCTGGCGACGCTCACGACGTACGTGCTGATTTGGGCGCCGACGCTGCTCTACGTGATCATCCTGCGCAAGACCGGCACCATCGACTGGCCTGTCGTTGGCGCAAGCTATCTTGGTGTGTTTGGGATCGGCGCGGCCTATCTGTCGTTGGGCATGCTGATGAGCGCGCTCTCGAAGAGCCAGTTGATTTCGCTCATCCTCTCGCTGCTCTTCATCTTTGGGCTCTTCATCCTGGGCATTGGCGAATACGTGTTCGCGCCCGGTCCCTTCAGAGACTTCTGCGGTCACGTCTCCGTGTTTAGCCAGCTCGTCGACTTCTCGAAGGGCATCGTCGACCTACGTCGCGTGGTGTTCGATCTGACGTTGATGGGATTGCCGCTCTTCCTCACGGCGCGGGTCGTGGACTCGTGGAGGTGGGACTGA
- a CDS encoding ABC transporter ATP-binding protein, whose product MIHAENLTKDYGTVVAVKRLSFDVGKGEVVGFLGPNGAGKSTTLRMLAGFLGPTEGRVEIGGFDIQSASEQARAQIGYMPESSPLYPEMRVGEYLAFRAHLKRVARKERKAAVERAMELAVVTEMRDTLIQHLSKGYRQRVGLADALVSNPPLLILDEPTAGLDPNQIREVRRVIKGLGEEHTILLSTHILPEVESTCDRALVIDRGKLVAQGTIEELRALRAADAAVLVVRDADKQALPLLKQRGDIERVKQQADAGRDAGMLRITFDFKQPERGGEVLESIVAELVGLGVGVREAAPRKASLEDVFAQLTGVEDE is encoded by the coding sequence ATGATCCACGCCGAAAACCTGACGAAAGACTACGGCACGGTGGTTGCTGTAAAGCGCCTGTCGTTCGACGTCGGCAAGGGCGAAGTCGTAGGGTTCCTTGGGCCCAACGGAGCCGGCAAGAGCACGACGTTGCGCATGCTGGCGGGCTTTCTGGGACCGACCGAGGGCCGCGTCGAAATCGGGGGCTTCGATATCCAGTCCGCATCTGAGCAAGCGCGCGCACAGATTGGCTACATGCCGGAGTCATCACCGCTCTACCCGGAGATGCGCGTCGGTGAGTACCTGGCTTTCCGCGCGCACTTGAAGCGTGTGGCGCGCAAGGAGCGCAAGGCCGCAGTCGAGCGCGCGATGGAGCTGGCAGTGGTCACCGAGATGCGGGACACGCTGATTCAGCATCTGTCCAAAGGCTACCGTCAGCGTGTCGGGCTAGCCGACGCGCTGGTCAGCAATCCCCCGCTCTTGATTCTGGACGAACCCACTGCCGGTCTGGACCCAAACCAGATCCGTGAAGTGAGGCGGGTGATCAAGGGCCTGGGCGAAGAACACACGATCCTGCTCTCCACGCATATCCTCCCGGAAGTGGAGTCGACATGCGATCGCGCGCTGGTGATCGACCGCGGCAAGCTGGTTGCCCAGGGCACGATCGAGGAGCTACGGGCGCTGCGGGCAGCCGACGCCGCTGTCTTGGTGGTGAGGGACGCTGACAAGCAAGCGCTCCCATTGCTCAAGCAGCGTGGCGACATCGAGCGCGTGAAGCAGCAGGCAGACGCCGGACGCGACGCGGGCATGCTGCGCATCACCTTCGACTTCAAGCAGCCGGAGCGCGGTGGTGAGGTGCTCGAGTCCATCGTGGCCGAGCTGGTCGGTTTGGGAGTGGGGGTGAGGGAGGCCGCGCCCCGCAAGGCGAGCTTGGAAGACGTCTTTGCTCAGCTCACCGGAGTGGAGGACGAATGA